From the genome of Varibaculum prostatecancerukia, one region includes:
- the mtrA gene encoding MtrAB system response regulator MtrA, with protein MTVKILVVDDDEALAEMVGIVMSTEGYKSVFCHHGDQAFDVFQESQPDLVLLDVMLPGKDGVEICRQIRGVSDLPIIMLTAKSDTADVVAGLEAGADDYIPKPFKPKELVARIKARLRGRTSEGEGEDVDLGDLHIDVAAHEVFRSGERIDLTPLEFDLLLTLARSPWKAFSREELLEEIWGYRHANTDTRLVNVHVQRLRAKIEEDPEHPKIVRTVRGVGYRAGGN; from the coding sequence ATGACCGTGAAAATTTTGGTAGTGGACGACGATGAGGCGCTCGCGGAAATGGTGGGCATCGTAATGTCAACCGAAGGCTATAAATCTGTTTTCTGTCACCACGGTGACCAGGCGTTTGACGTTTTTCAGGAAAGCCAGCCAGATTTGGTGCTGCTCGACGTGATGTTGCCCGGCAAAGACGGGGTAGAAATCTGCCGGCAGATTCGGGGGGTGTCTGACTTGCCAATCATCATGTTGACTGCCAAGTCAGATACCGCTGATGTGGTGGCAGGTTTAGAAGCGGGAGCCGATGACTACATTCCTAAGCCTTTCAAACCTAAAGAACTGGTAGCCAGGATTAAGGCACGGTTGCGGGGGCGTACTAGCGAAGGGGAAGGCGAGGACGTTGACCTGGGTGATCTGCATATTGACGTTGCTGCCCATGAAGTTTTTCGGAGCGGGGAGCGCATTGATCTAACTCCTCTAGAGTTTGATCTCCTGTTAACCTTGGCGCGCTCACCTTGGAAAGCTTTTAGTCGCGAAGAATTGTTGGAAGAAATTTGGGGTTATCGTCATGCCAACACCGATACCCGCCTAGTTAATGTGCATGTGCAGCGGCTACGCGCCAAGATCGAAGAAGACCCCGAACATCCTAAGATTGTGCGTACCGTGCGCGGAGTTGGATACCGCGCCGGAGGCAACTAG
- the mtrB gene encoding MtrAB system histidine kinase MtrB, translating into MDTQTPTQPVARIEAPSSFWGLLRQKQWRQSLQLLGTKTAQLPVIRFFLSSITARLTALMALATAIMMVILIGSVTAHVSNGIFQKRLNIVLQDASLRTQSLQTSFDSLVVDSVGGVQDAAYTLISDQRDASAGAGGVGAMLLKDPHENRALAINEIIDPEQRSLITKNLRKAVQQEGGIHWQSVSLRNSQGDKVPGIVVGTRVVLPLVGNYETYLVYSLDYEQQTIYLVNQVLFLGTAVLLGVLTVLMAAVSYSILTPARRAAKAARKVSAGDFQIKLPVRGTDELAQLSQALNNMTTYLREQISDYEELSTLQQRFVSDVSHELRTPLATIRMAADLIYDERDQLSETNARSATILHRQVDRFDKMLADLIEISRIDASVAQLSLSEVDIASLVAGVVESNKALAESLGVEVKLETFGDTVAEVDSTRITRIAQNLVVNAIEFAESKPVQISVAGSATAVAFQVRDYGPGMTDMVAQHVFDRFYRADPSRKRTTGGTGLGLAISAEDAALHSGLLTVLSCPHQGSAFTLLLPRHQGEEIDDIPVQVENQDLVAARQLWANEHPEDIILSENLEESSLQVHQVRTDVPLGDEPIIGDEVLPRMPADLPPDILEATPAHPLPRLPENDSVIDIQGRIKNLESPGTEIPDNDAQGETS; encoded by the coding sequence ATGGATACGCAAACCCCAACCCAGCCAGTAGCGCGCATAGAGGCGCCGAGTAGTTTTTGGGGATTGCTACGGCAAAAGCAGTGGCGACAGAGTCTGCAGCTTCTGGGTACTAAAACTGCTCAGTTGCCGGTCATCCGCTTCTTTCTTTCCTCGATTACTGCTCGGTTAACTGCTCTAATGGCGCTGGCTACCGCGATCATGATGGTGATTCTGATTGGTTCAGTGACCGCCCATGTTTCAAACGGTATTTTCCAAAAACGCCTCAATATTGTTTTGCAAGACGCCTCCTTGCGCACGCAAAGTTTGCAAACTTCTTTTGATTCCTTGGTAGTGGATTCGGTGGGGGGAGTCCAAGACGCGGCCTATACCCTGATTTCGGATCAGCGCGACGCTTCGGCAGGTGCCGGCGGAGTGGGGGCGATGCTGCTAAAAGACCCGCACGAAAACCGCGCCCTGGCGATTAACGAAATTATTGACCCGGAACAGCGATCCCTGATTACCAAGAATTTACGAAAAGCAGTACAGCAGGAGGGTGGCATTCACTGGCAGTCGGTTTCCCTAAGAAATTCGCAGGGAGATAAGGTGCCTGGAATTGTGGTCGGTACGCGAGTGGTGCTGCCGTTAGTAGGTAATTACGAAACCTATCTGGTCTATTCTTTAGACTACGAACAGCAAACTATTTATTTAGTTAATCAAGTGTTGTTCCTGGGGACTGCGGTACTGCTCGGGGTGTTGACAGTACTGATGGCGGCGGTTTCTTACTCTATTTTGACGCCGGCACGGCGGGCAGCGAAAGCAGCTCGGAAAGTTTCTGCCGGAGATTTTCAAATCAAGTTGCCGGTTCGGGGCACGGATGAGTTGGCTCAACTATCCCAAGCTCTGAACAATATGACCACCTATCTGCGGGAACAGATCAGTGACTATGAAGAGCTTTCTACTTTGCAGCAGCGATTTGTATCCGATGTTTCCCACGAACTGCGCACCCCTCTAGCTACCATCCGGATGGCGGCAGATTTAATCTACGATGAACGTGACCAGCTTTCGGAAACTAATGCCCGTTCCGCTACGATTTTGCATCGCCAAGTTGATCGCTTTGACAAGATGCTGGCGGATCTCATCGAAATTTCTCGGATAGATGCCTCCGTTGCGCAACTTTCGCTGTCGGAAGTCGATATCGCCTCACTGGTAGCAGGGGTGGTGGAATCAAATAAGGCACTGGCAGAAAGCCTGGGGGTGGAAGTTAAATTGGAAACTTTTGGCGACACCGTAGCGGAAGTTGATTCCACCCGCATTACCCGGATTGCCCAAAACCTAGTGGTAAACGCGATTGAGTTCGCCGAAAGTAAGCCGGTACAGATTAGCGTGGCCGGTTCAGCCACGGCAGTGGCCTTCCAAGTGCGCGATTACGGCCCAGGAATGACGGATATGGTAGCCCAACACGTTTTCGACCGGTTTTACCGCGCGGATCCCTCCCGCAAACGCACTACCGGGGGTACGGGATTGGGATTGGCAATATCTGCCGAGGATGCAGCGCTGCACTCCGGGTTGCTCACGGTTTTGTCCTGCCCCCACCAGGGATCCGCCTTTACCTTGCTATTGCCCCGCCACCAGGGAGAGGAAATCGATGACATCCCGGTGCAGGTAGAAAATCAGGATCTGGTCGCTGCCCGCCAGCTGTGGGCGAATGAGCATCCCGAGGATATTATTTTATCGGAGAACTTAGAGGAATCATCTTTGCAGGTGCATCAAGTTCGCACCGATGTTCCCTTAGGGGACGAGCCAATAATTGGGGATGAAGTGTTGCCGCGAATGCCAGCTGATTTACCTCCAGATATTTTAGAGGCGACCCCGGCGCATCCCTTGCCACGCCTGCCCGAAAATGACAGCGTTATTGACATCCAAGGACGAATTAAGAATCTGGAGTCTCCCGGAACAGAAATACCAGATAACGACGCTCAAGGAGAAACCTCATGA
- a CDS encoding LpqB family beta-propeller domain-containing protein, translating into MSWIAGQFNKLEIGKARAEKNQLNAPSGQLESPARTKKINPVKRIFLGILAFFTASVLAACAALPDSGPVHKGEVNVDSRNPLSQLASGPVDGSTPEKLLADFQQACAAGTYDEYGIARQFLTTSQRRHWKPQEEVTVLNPKTELKIGFDSETNRATGTGQPSLRLNKAGISQKFRTEETVRYSLAKENGQWRISSLPDGVVLTNSAFKNAFAKRNVYFWSSDHRFLVPDPRWVPRKNGAQNLLESLFFGPSDDLSPAVSSPAIMKKIPSSLVVLQNKKARVELPDTVHLRSQLEVDQLYQQLRATLLDVSGIDEVVLSQNGSSLAGSNEQSAASPKPVMLGVKNGEVVEESESRNGVFTAQTNGDYDITWPTPSNPTTDFHVAIRGGNELVRLQRGKAPVVLYRGNNLRAPQVDAWGWAFTGDSTQEGALVAVNARGATVELKLPTDSNWKIPFFALSSPGVRGLVVWQVGYSFQAQLVTLVRGEDGTPRQIIPAQDKTEVMRDVISAAWVNPGQVAVLQGGSSPKVQVFGVNSYDESFDAPVNAEYLVPNPPDGNVEVVSDRGSRLGHIEQSWRVLGSDIFYPAYSS; encoded by the coding sequence ATGAGCTGGATAGCTGGCCAGTTCAATAAACTGGAGATAGGAAAGGCAAGGGCGGAGAAAAATCAGTTAAATGCGCCCTCCGGACAGTTAGAATCTCCCGCCAGAACCAAAAAGATTAATCCTGTAAAGCGTATTTTTCTGGGAATATTGGCATTTTTTACCGCCTCTGTGCTCGCGGCTTGTGCAGCGCTACCTGATTCCGGGCCGGTTCATAAAGGTGAGGTAAACGTTGATTCTCGAAACCCATTGTCGCAGTTAGCCAGTGGCCCAGTGGATGGTTCCACTCCCGAAAAATTGCTGGCGGATTTTCAACAAGCCTGCGCTGCCGGTACCTACGATGAATATGGGATTGCCCGCCAATTTTTAACTACCTCGCAGCGGAGGCACTGGAAGCCTCAGGAGGAAGTTACGGTGCTTAACCCCAAGACGGAACTGAAGATAGGTTTTGACTCGGAAACAAATAGGGCTACCGGGACTGGTCAGCCAAGTTTGCGTCTTAATAAAGCAGGAATCAGTCAAAAATTCCGTACGGAAGAAACCGTCAGATATTCCTTAGCCAAGGAAAATGGGCAGTGGCGGATTAGCTCCCTTCCGGATGGGGTAGTGCTGACCAACTCGGCTTTTAAGAATGCTTTTGCAAAACGCAATGTGTATTTCTGGTCTAGTGATCATCGCTTTTTGGTTCCTGACCCCCGGTGGGTTCCCCGTAAAAATGGTGCTCAGAATCTTCTGGAATCTCTATTTTTCGGCCCTAGCGATGATCTTTCCCCAGCGGTTAGCTCTCCGGCAATAATGAAGAAAATTCCTTCTAGCCTGGTCGTTTTACAAAATAAAAAGGCGAGAGTAGAGCTGCCGGACACCGTCCATTTACGTTCTCAGCTGGAAGTGGATCAACTTTATCAACAGTTGCGTGCCACTTTGCTGGATGTGTCGGGTATTGATGAAGTGGTGCTCTCGCAAAATGGTTCATCGCTCGCAGGTTCTAATGAGCAGTCGGCGGCTTCGCCTAAACCTGTCATGCTCGGGGTGAAAAATGGTGAGGTAGTTGAGGAATCGGAGTCACGCAACGGCGTATTTACTGCGCAGACAAATGGAGATTACGATATCACCTGGCCGACTCCCAGCAATCCCACTACTGATTTCCACGTCGCAATCCGTGGTGGAAATGAGCTGGTGCGCCTGCAGCGAGGGAAAGCACCGGTGGTGCTGTATCGGGGAAATAATTTGCGTGCCCCGCAGGTAGATGCCTGGGGCTGGGCTTTCACCGGCGATTCAACTCAAGAAGGGGCTTTGGTAGCGGTTAACGCTCGAGGGGCAACTGTAGAATTAAAACTCCCTACTGATTCCAATTGGAAAATCCCGTTTTTCGCTTTGAGTTCCCCCGGGGTGCGCGGACTAGTGGTGTGGCAGGTAGGTTACAGTTTCCAGGCACAATTGGTGACGCTAGTACGCGGGGAAGATGGTACTCCTCGGCAGATTATCCCTGCTCAAGATAAAACCGAGGTTATGCGGGATGTGATTTCGGCTGCTTGGGTAAATCCAGGACAGGTGGCGGTTTTGCAAGGAGGCAGTTCCCCGAAGGTTCAGGTTTTCGGGGTTAATTCCTACGACGAATCTTTTGATGCTCCCGTAAATGCCGAATATCTGGTGCCGAATCCTCCTGATGGCAATGTAGAAGTAGTCAGTGATCGCGGTTCGCGTTTGGGGCATATCGAGCAGTCTTGGCGGGTACTCGGCTCTGATATTTTCTATCCCGCTTATTCTTCCTAA
- a CDS encoding ComF family protein, with product MGQTLAMGAHALSSNSSVFSALVSAPVAKSLRAFSTMLFPETCPGCGQLDTRLCDRCRGVFLRPPTSVNAAMSVDVNQVWTLSLYQGQARRVVLAMKHSRSYYYQQLPFFFGAVAGKALASYLSRALLVCPAPSTFRIGKTPISSTAGKLAAGIAAGLISQGLDVRLSGLLQLKPGTKKQAGRSFQERLRGRAGSMQLGTAKDLDFSGEVLLVDDVITTGATIREAVRVINEAQAQVKAVFSLSIAERNLKRG from the coding sequence TTGGGACAAACTCTAGCTATGGGTGCCCACGCTTTATCCTCAAACTCCTCGGTATTTTCGGCGTTAGTCAGTGCCCCCGTGGCTAAATCTCTCCGAGCCTTCTCCACCATGCTTTTTCCTGAAACTTGCCCCGGCTGTGGGCAGTTAGACACCAGGCTCTGTGACCGCTGTCGAGGAGTGTTTTTACGTCCTCCTACCAGCGTTAATGCCGCTATGTCTGTGGACGTAAACCAAGTGTGGACACTGAGCCTCTACCAGGGGCAAGCGCGCAGAGTAGTGTTGGCGATGAAACATTCTCGATCCTACTACTACCAGCAACTTCCCTTCTTTTTTGGAGCGGTCGCCGGCAAGGCACTCGCTAGTTATCTTTCCCGCGCCCTCCTAGTATGTCCCGCGCCCTCTACCTTCCGGATAGGTAAAACTCCCATATCCTCTACCGCCGGCAAGCTGGCCGCCGGAATAGCAGCAGGGCTGATATCTCAGGGGCTGGATGTGCGTCTTTCCGGATTACTACAGTTAAAACCCGGCACCAAGAAGCAAGCAGGACGTAGCTTCCAGGAGCGGCTACGAGGTCGCGCCGGCAGTATGCAGCTAGGAACGGCAAAAGATTTGGATTTTAGTGGAGAAGTGCTGCTGGTTGATGACGTTATCACTACCGGTGCCACCATCCGGGAAGCAGTTCGGGTAATAAATGAGGCACAAGCACAGGTAAAGGCGGTGTTCTCGCTCAGCATAGCCGAACGCAACCTCAAAAGGGGTTAA
- the hpf gene encoding ribosome hibernation-promoting factor, HPF/YfiA family, with product MEIIVEARNAEIHPNFRQYAEEKVAKVEQFYPRVQRVNVELTHEPNQRQADTSEKVELTVFGKGPIIRAEASSSDRYASVDIACGKLYERLRRARDRAKDHRRHRDSHRHEEPLKIEELNLRDAAKAVTPEDDEYSPDIPRERKIGIADESQLGDSPVIVRQKLHEASVMTVSEALYQMELVGHPFFVFIDSETMQPCAVYHRRGWTYGVIRLDATATPRES from the coding sequence ATGGAAATTATCGTTGAAGCACGAAACGCCGAAATCCACCCCAATTTCCGCCAATATGCCGAGGAGAAAGTCGCTAAGGTTGAACAGTTTTATCCGCGAGTTCAGCGGGTAAATGTGGAGCTCACTCACGAACCGAACCAGCGGCAAGCAGACACCTCCGAGAAAGTGGAACTGACAGTTTTCGGTAAGGGACCGATTATTCGCGCCGAGGCCAGTTCCTCTGACCGTTACGCCTCAGTAGATATTGCTTGTGGAAAGCTCTATGAGCGTCTGCGTCGCGCCCGGGATCGAGCCAAAGATCACCGCCGGCACCGAGATTCACACCGCCACGAAGAGCCTTTAAAAATCGAGGAACTTAATTTGAGGGATGCCGCGAAGGCAGTTACTCCCGAAGATGACGAGTATTCTCCTGATATTCCTCGGGAACGAAAAATCGGGATAGCGGATGAAAGCCAGTTGGGAGACTCCCCGGTGATTGTGCGGCAAAAGCTGCATGAGGCATCGGTGATGACCGTTAGCGAGGCGCTATACCAAATGGAATTGGTGGGCCATCCGTTCTTTGTGTTTATCGATTCCGAAACCATGCAACCTTGCGCGGTGTATCACCGCCGCGGCTGGACATACGGGGTGATTCGCCTAGATGCTACGGCAACTCCCCGGGAAAGCTAA
- a CDS encoding threonine/serine exporter family protein, translating to MTPSPTDDSFFASSSDSDYVPPSLSDGQSKGDILNPHGSEHEQLRVLRDRLAAQSGVVTRLGRTLLAAGASAYMVKFSMARLANAIGIEAQHSQVTFSEIVTSVYAHGTFRTESHEQRAFGTNAARLDDLRVFVRSLKPGLLVEDAERSLDEIIARKPPYPAVINCLASGIACAGFCFLNRGGVVECSVVGIAALCGQILRRFLLKRKANHFGVWMLCGLLASLLYMGITQALLLAGLVTVGHPQGIISAVLFLVPGFPLVTAILDLVRMDFLAGMSRMTYVVMLVISAGISVWMIATLFQWHIDPPTEFPVSGAGLYLLQFICSLVASFGFAVLFSIRPQVALCAALVAGCVNVGRLFLVAQGMLPQAAVGLAALTIGIVAHFISRLSDFRFSRTSLTVPAVVIMIPGVPLYAAITHLSNGEIPQATAALVQVFFVILSIGVGLAISRMITDPGWRIDRDTAQPGLLEKTGWNDEQHDFQMR from the coding sequence ATGACACCTTCACCTACCGATGATAGTTTTTTCGCCAGCAGCTCTGACTCTGATTATGTGCCACCTTCGCTAAGTGACGGACAATCTAAGGGCGACATCCTTAATCCGCACGGTAGCGAACACGAACAGCTACGCGTTTTACGTGACCGCCTAGCGGCGCAATCTGGGGTGGTAACTCGCCTGGGACGCACCCTGCTGGCTGCAGGTGCCAGCGCCTATATGGTCAAATTTTCGATGGCCAGACTGGCTAACGCCATCGGGATCGAGGCTCAGCATTCCCAAGTTACGTTTTCCGAGATAGTTACCTCGGTTTATGCGCATGGAACTTTTCGTACCGAGTCTCATGAGCAGCGCGCCTTTGGTACTAATGCGGCCCGTCTAGATGATTTACGGGTCTTTGTACGCTCTCTAAAACCAGGTTTACTGGTTGAGGACGCCGAGCGCAGTCTCGATGAAATTATCGCCCGCAAACCGCCCTATCCGGCGGTAATCAACTGCCTGGCATCCGGTATTGCCTGCGCGGGATTCTGCTTTTTGAACCGGGGCGGGGTGGTCGAATGCAGCGTAGTAGGGATTGCCGCGCTGTGCGGACAGATTTTGCGCCGCTTTTTGTTAAAACGCAAAGCCAATCATTTTGGGGTGTGGATGCTCTGTGGACTTTTAGCTTCTCTGCTCTATATGGGAATCACCCAAGCTCTGTTGCTCGCGGGATTGGTAACCGTCGGTCACCCCCAGGGAATCATTTCCGCTGTACTGTTCTTAGTGCCGGGATTCCCGCTGGTAACCGCGATATTAGACCTGGTAAGAATGGATTTCTTAGCCGGGATGTCTCGCATGACCTACGTCGTGATGCTGGTTATATCGGCAGGGATTTCGGTGTGGATGATCGCCACTTTATTTCAATGGCATATTGACCCGCCCACGGAGTTCCCAGTTAGCGGAGCTGGTCTCTACCTGCTGCAATTTATTTGTTCACTGGTGGCTTCATTCGGCTTCGCGGTACTATTTTCTATTCGCCCCCAAGTGGCGCTATGCGCTGCTCTAGTTGCAGGCTGCGTCAATGTGGGACGGCTTTTCCTAGTAGCCCAAGGAATGCTGCCGCAGGCAGCAGTAGGTCTGGCGGCACTTACTATCGGGATCGTGGCGCATTTTATTTCTCGGCTCAGCGATTTCCGTTTCTCACGCACTTCTCTGACGGTTCCGGCCGTAGTCATCATGATTCCCGGAGTTCCCCTCTATGCGGCGATTACCCATCTTTCGAACGGTGAAATTCCGCAAGCTACTGCCGCTTTAGTCCAGGTATTCTTTGTGATTCTTTCTATCGGCGTAGGCTTGGCGATTTCTCGGATGATTACCGATCCGGGTTGGAGAATCGACCGGGACACCGCCCAGCCAGGTCTATTGGAAAAAACCGGCTGGAACGATGAACAACACGATTTCCAAATGCGTTAG
- a CDS encoding aspartate:alanine exchanger family transporter: MQTVFQYLAAQPVLVLFGLIGIGMYLGHFRIKGIGLGAAAVLFLAIGISAWGTSTGVDMVADFPHAFGKLGLALFAFAIGINSGNSFFASLKKSLGIMAATFAVLAGGGVVAYVLGKLAGMDIATIGGTFAGAITNTPALAAAGAAAGNEQAATVAYSISYLFGVFGMLIVATLALNYGKNDKDRPVALVSRTVRVERDDLPSVRDIRAHVDGNVRFSRLRKTEDGPIVRPTADTKLDKGSLVTVVGPQNLVVEVVSELGHGSSISLSADRTDWDYRRITISDPKLSGRTLGELGLEERYQATVSRVRRGDTDMLGRPDLVLQLGDRVRVVAPTKHLKELSKYFGDSSTGLTSINPVALGVGMVLGLLIGEFPILTPTGEYFTIGSAAGTLLVGLIFGKVGRIGPFPTTLPYTACQVLSELGLLIFLAQAGYNAGSQIEKAFTSGAWLGILLVGMAVTLTVGLGLYFVMRYGFKMGGTRLSGLLAGAQTQPAVLAYANNRTNFDPRVALGYSLVYPLAMVGKILIAQILGGL; the protein is encoded by the coding sequence GTGCAGACAGTCTTCCAATATCTGGCAGCACAACCTGTACTCGTACTTTTCGGATTGATCGGCATCGGCATGTACCTGGGACATTTCCGTATTAAGGGAATCGGTCTGGGGGCAGCCGCCGTACTCTTCCTAGCTATTGGCATCTCCGCCTGGGGTACTTCCACGGGCGTAGACATGGTCGCAGATTTCCCGCACGCTTTCGGCAAACTGGGGCTCGCCCTCTTCGCCTTCGCTATCGGGATAAACTCCGGAAACTCTTTCTTCGCCTCCCTAAAGAAATCTCTGGGGATTATGGCGGCGACCTTTGCGGTTCTTGCCGGAGGGGGTGTAGTCGCCTACGTACTCGGCAAGCTTGCCGGGATGGATATAGCCACTATCGGCGGCACTTTCGCCGGCGCCATCACTAACACTCCCGCCCTGGCAGCAGCGGGAGCAGCCGCGGGTAATGAACAAGCGGCAACTGTCGCCTACTCGATCTCCTACCTCTTTGGGGTTTTCGGGATGCTAATCGTGGCTACCCTAGCGCTCAACTACGGCAAGAACGATAAAGACCGCCCGGTTGCACTAGTTTCCCGCACGGTGCGGGTGGAACGCGATGACCTGCCCTCGGTGCGCGATATTCGCGCCCACGTAGACGGAAACGTCCGTTTTTCCCGGCTCCGCAAGACCGAGGACGGACCAATCGTGCGTCCTACTGCCGACACCAAACTGGATAAAGGTTCCCTAGTCACCGTGGTTGGCCCGCAAAACCTAGTGGTAGAGGTAGTTTCCGAACTGGGGCATGGCTCCTCTATTTCGCTTTCTGCCGATCGCACCGATTGGGACTATCGCCGAATCACTATTTCTGACCCCAAACTTTCTGGTCGCACCCTGGGCGAGCTCGGCTTGGAGGAACGTTACCAGGCTACCGTTTCTCGGGTACGCCGCGGCGACACCGACATGCTAGGACGCCCCGACCTGGTGTTACAGCTGGGAGACCGGGTGCGGGTAGTTGCCCCCACCAAGCACTTGAAGGAACTTTCGAAATACTTTGGTGACTCCTCCACCGGTTTAACCTCGATTAACCCCGTAGCTCTCGGGGTTGGTATGGTCCTCGGTCTTTTGATTGGTGAGTTCCCCATCCTCACACCCACTGGGGAATACTTCACGATTGGTTCGGCAGCCGGCACCTTGCTGGTAGGACTAATCTTCGGAAAGGTTGGACGCATTGGCCCGTTCCCCACGACTCTGCCTTACACCGCTTGCCAGGTACTTTCGGAACTAGGTCTATTAATCTTCTTGGCACAGGCGGGATACAACGCCGGCAGCCAGATCGAAAAAGCGTTTACTTCCGGTGCCTGGCTAGGGATTTTACTGGTGGGAATGGCGGTGACTCTCACCGTTGGTTTGGGACTGTATTTCGTGATGCGCTACGGCTTCAAGATGGGTGGAACCCGCCTGTCTGGTCTGCTGGCGGGTGCCCAAACCCAGCCGGCCGTCCTCGCCTATGCCAATAACCGCACCAACTTTGATCCCCGAGTAGCGTTGGGATATTCCCTCGTCTACCCCTTAGCGATGGTCGGAAAAATCCTAATCGCACAAATCCTCGGGGGTCTGTAA
- a CDS encoding acetolactate synthase large subunit → MSNKEQSPGTAPPPKRMSGARAVVATLEHLGVTDVFGLPGGAIMPVFDALYDSPINQILVRHEQAAGHAAEGYALSSGKTGVAIVTSGPGATNLMTALADAHMDSVPLVAISGQVSANAIGTDAFQESDVVGVSMPITKHNFLVTDAAEIPTTLAKAFHLASTGRKGPVLVDIAKNAQNGEVDFSWPVKVDLPGYKVPSKPHTKQLKAAAKLMAQAERPILYVGGGALAAEATEELRQLVEITDFPVVLTLTAQGAFPSSDPHCLGMPGMHGSVPAVTALQRADVMVALGTRFDDRVTGRLDAFAPDAKVIHADIDPAEISKNRVADIPIVGDLRQTLQGLLPKVKEEMQRNPRDISGWKHHLDYICERYPLAYDEPDDGLLPAQYVVKRIGEMAGKDAIYCTGVGQHQMWSQQFLPHENPRGFLTSAGLGTMGVAIPEAIGAQVANPKAQVWAIDGDGCFQMTNQELAVATLEKLPIKVAIVNNSVLGMVHQWQEMFFDARFSNTLLHDGEGGRDIPDFVKLAEAYGALGLRARTKEQVDQVIAQAMETNDRPVVIDFRVSTDSQVWPMVPAGDSNSNVIYAAGQGPVWESED, encoded by the coding sequence ATGAGTAACAAGGAGCAGTCACCAGGCACGGCACCTCCTCCCAAAAGGATGAGTGGGGCTCGGGCAGTGGTCGCTACCCTGGAGCACCTGGGGGTGACCGATGTGTTCGGTTTACCCGGCGGGGCAATCATGCCGGTCTTCGATGCACTCTATGACTCGCCGATCAACCAGATCCTCGTGCGTCACGAACAAGCCGCGGGACATGCGGCGGAAGGTTACGCACTTTCAAGCGGGAAAACTGGAGTGGCAATAGTAACTTCGGGACCGGGGGCAACCAACCTGATGACCGCCCTCGCCGATGCGCATATGGATTCGGTGCCACTGGTGGCGATTTCCGGACAGGTATCTGCCAATGCAATCGGTACTGACGCTTTCCAGGAATCCGATGTGGTAGGGGTGTCCATGCCGATTACCAAACACAATTTCTTGGTAACCGACGCCGCAGAGATTCCTACTACCTTGGCGAAGGCCTTCCATTTGGCCTCTACCGGGCGCAAAGGACCGGTTCTGGTGGATATCGCCAAGAATGCCCAAAATGGTGAAGTCGATTTTTCTTGGCCGGTGAAAGTGGATTTACCCGGCTATAAAGTGCCGAGCAAACCCCATACCAAGCAATTAAAAGCGGCTGCCAAACTGATGGCGCAGGCAGAACGCCCCATTCTCTATGTAGGCGGTGGGGCTCTTGCGGCGGAGGCGACCGAGGAGCTGCGGCAACTGGTAGAAATAACCGATTTTCCGGTGGTGCTTACCTTGACCGCACAAGGCGCGTTCCCGTCCTCGGATCCCCACTGCCTGGGAATGCCAGGAATGCATGGCTCGGTGCCAGCAGTGACCGCGTTGCAACGCGCCGATGTGATGGTGGCGCTAGGAACGCGTTTTGATGACCGGGTAACTGGCCGTCTTGATGCTTTCGCTCCCGATGCCAAAGTGATTCACGCCGATATTGACCCCGCGGAAATCTCGAAGAACCGAGTGGCGGACATACCAATCGTGGGAGATCTACGGCAGACCCTACAGGGACTACTGCCGAAAGTTAAAGAGGAAATGCAGCGTAACCCGCGTGACATTTCCGGTTGGAAGCACCATTTGGATTACATCTGTGAGCGTTACCCGCTTGCCTATGATGAACCTGATGACGGTCTGCTCCCTGCCCAATATGTGGTTAAACGTATCGGGGAAATGGCAGGTAAGGACGCGATTTATTGCACTGGCGTGGGTCAACACCAGATGTGGTCGCAGCAATTCTTGCCGCACGAAAACCCACGGGGATTCCTCACTTCTGCCGGCCTGGGCACCATGGGGGTAGCGATTCCCGAGGCGATCGGGGCACAAGTAGCTAACCCCAAGGCTCAAGTCTGGGCGATTGACGGGGACGGTTGTTTCCAGATGACCAATCAAGAGCTCGCGGTCGCCACCTTAGAGAAGCTACCGATCAAAGTAGCGATTGTTAACAACTCGGTACTGGGCATGGTGCATCAGTGGCAAGAAATGTTCTTTGACGCGCGTTTTTCTAACACCCTGTTGCATGACGGTGAAGGTGGTCGGGATATTCCCGACTTTGTGAAACTGGCGGAAGCCTATGGAGCCCTGGGGTTGCGTGCTCGCACTAAAGAACAGGTTGACCAAGTAATTGCGCAGGCGATGGAAACCAACGATCGTCCGGTAGTGATCGACTTTCGAGTCTCTACCGATTCTCAAGTCTGGCCAATGGTACCGGCGGGGGATTCTAACAGCAACGTTATCTACGCAGCCGGGCAGGGTCCGGTCTGGGAAAGTGAGGACTGA